The following are encoded in a window of Panicum virgatum strain AP13 chromosome 5N, P.virgatum_v5, whole genome shotgun sequence genomic DNA:
- the LOC120673469 gene encoding MACPF domain-containing protein CAD1-like, with product MSLAGSALEAALQAVGRGLDAAGDHRLLYCKGAGRLVALDEDRARDIPLISGGVLSRVPPEVSVEQWSSNPVRIRPPVPHGVPLATADEPFVCSFQQMAEYFNRKSGLSETVPLGSFNSLFSFTGSWKNDAAATKALAIDGYSLPLFRVINKSEELTLLEGVKRAIPNVWDPSALASFIENYGTHIITSVMVGGKDEVYIKQHSSSQLSELEFKNYVREIGRERFSDVENKSNATPINYSEKDMTVIFRRRGGCDLVQSFSDWKGTVASAPDVIGMTFLSIVSLVDDIPGKKHLARAVELYLTYKPPIEELQYFLDFQVPLVWAPAPPGIAGHHRKEPVCPSLQFSLMGPKLFISTEQISVGRRPVVGLKLLLEGAKQNRLAIHLQHLGSLPKIFLPHWDSHITIGPPKWQGPEEQDSRWFEPIKWRNFAHVSTAPIEYTETNITDLSGVYIVTGAQLGVWDFGAKSVLHLKLLFSRVPGCTIRRSVWDHSPSSSSTQRTDESSSSSSDNAKLVKIVDMAETLKGPQDAPGHWLVTGAKLGVEKGRIVVRAKYSLLNY from the exons GGCGGCGCTTCAGGCGGTGGGGCgcggcctcgacgccgccggcgaccaccgcCTGCTCTACTGCAAGGGCGCCGGGAGGCTCGTGGCGCTCGACGAGGACCGCGCACGGGACATCCCCCTTATAAGCGGCGGCGTCCTCTCCAGGGTGCCCCCCGAGGTCTCGGTCGAGCAGTGGTCCAGCAACCCCGTGCGAATCCGGCCGCCCGTCCCCCACGGCGTGCCCCTCGCAACCGCGGACGAGCCCTTCGTTTGCAGCTTCCAGCAG ATGGCTGAGTATTTCAACAGGAAGTCAGGCTTGTCGGAGACTGTACCGCTGGGTTCCTTCAACTCACTGTTCAGCTTCACTGGTTCATGGAAGAATGATGCTGCGGCTACGAAGGCCCTTGCTATTGATGGCTATTCTCTGCCACTGTTTCGGGTGATAAATAAGAGTGAAGAACTGACCCTGCTTGAGGGCGTTAAGCGCGCGATTCCAAATGTTTGGGATCCATCAGCATTGGCTAG CTTTATCGAGAATTACGGAACCCATATTATTACCTCTGTTATGGTTGGCGGTAAGGATGAGGTATACATTAAGCAGCACTCATCATCCCAATTGTCAGAGCTGGAATTCAAAAATTATGTGAGGGAAATTGGAAGGGAAAGATTCTCAGATGTGGAAAATAAGTCAAATGCAACTCCTATCAATTACAGTGAGAAG GATATGACTGTAATATTTAGAAGGAGGGGTGGTTGTGATCTTGTTCAAAGTTTCAGTGATTGGAAAGGAACTGTTGCCTCAGCACCAGATGTCATAGGCATGACCTTTCTCTCAATTGTCTCTCTTGTTGATGATATACCAGGAAAAAAGCACCTTGCTCGTGCAGTTGAGCTATACTTGACAT ACAAACCTCCAATTGAAGAATTGCAGTACTTCTTAGATTTTCAAGTCCCACTAGTTTgggctccagctccaccaggTATTGCTGGTCACCATAGGAAGGAACCTGTCTGCCCATCGCTTCAGTTCAGCTTGATGGGCCCAAAGCTCTTCATTAGCACAGAACAG ATCTCTGTTGGGCGTCGACCGGTAGTTggcctcaaactgctcctggaAGGAGCAAAACAGAACCGTCTGGCTATTCATTTGCAGCACCTTGGCTCATTACCGAAAATATTCCTACCTCACTGGGACTCCCATATTACCATTGGACCTCCAAAATGGCAAGGCCCTGAAGAGCAGGACAGCCGATGGTTTGAGCCAATCAAATGGAGGAACTTCGCTCATGTCAGCACGGCACCCATTGAGTACACCGAAACAAATATTACAGATCTATCTGGTGTTTATATTGTTACAGGAGCACAGTTGGGAGTGTGGGATTTTGGTGCAAAGAGCGTTCTCCACCTTAAACTCTTGTTCTCCCGAGTTCCTGGGTGCACAATTAGAAGATCAGTGTGGGACCACAGCCCATCAAGTTCTTCGACTCAGAGAACAGATGAATCTTCATCATCCTCTAGTGATAATGCTAAACTTGTGAAGATCGTTGACATGGCAGAGACATTGAAAGGCCCACAAGATGCGCCTGGCCATTGGCTGGTCACAGGAGCTAAACTGGGTGTTGAGAAGGGCAGGATTGTTGTGCGCGCGAAATACTCCTTATTGAATTATTAA
- the LOC120674974 gene encoding protein NRT1/ PTR FAMILY 4.5-like: MSKVSEAKIKTDSVSMVETRVFGGNTYEVVEGKVDWRGRPALRGRHGGVGNSFFILANFGLENMASLSLAVNLILYFMFVMHIDLAEASNLLTNYMGTSYMVAVIISVFADVFVGRYMTVILSSLVELVGLVLLMLQARSDRLKPPSCYYPVDPTCQRVHGGNEVHLYLALYLIAIGSAGIKAALPAHCADQFDEKHPVEKLQMSSCFNWLLLSLCTGGALSVTVFVYIQQFKGWDKGFAAAAGAMGLAVVVFVAGMPRYRLATVQGSSALTEIFQVYVAAFRNRNLPLPENPDDLYEISRSKASPDTEFVAHRDKPFRFLDRAAIVQTPKDAAPNPWRQCRVTQVEHAKTVLAMVPIFCSAIIMGTCLAQLQTFSIAQGNTMNNWLGKHFKMPVASLPIIPLAILILAVPIYERLFVPFARRLTGLPTGITYLQRVGVGLVLSIVSMAIAAGVEVRRKKVVARHGMVDMIPGIQHLPMSCFWLAPQFGVFGIADMFTYVGLMEFFYSQAPRALKSMSSSFLWCSLSFGYFMSTIIVQAVNAATKGASGGWLASKNINRDRLDLFFWLLAVLSTLNFFNYLFWASWYKYKPADAQTEEQQQLQV; encoded by the exons ATGAGCAAAGTATCTGAAGCAAAGATCAAAACAGACTCCGTCTCCATG GTGGAAACACGTGTCTTTGGAGGAAATACATATGAAGTCGTTGAAGGGAAGGTTGATTGGAGGGGACGACCGGCTTTGCGAGGGCGACATGGCGGTGTTGGCAATTCATTCTTCATTCTCG CGAATTTCGGGCTTGAGAACATGGCCTCGTTGTCTCTGGCCGTGAATCTCATCCTGTACTTCatgttcgtcatgcacatcGACCTTGCCGAAGCCTCCAACCTGCTGACCAACTACATGGGCACCAGCTACATGGTCGCCGTGATCATCTCCGTCTTCGCGGACGTCTTCGTCGGCAGATACATGACCGTGATCCTATCATCTCTGGTCGAGCTCGTG GGGCTCGTGCTGCTGATGCTGCAGGCGCGCTCCGACCGGCTGAAGCCGCCCAGTTGCTACTACCCCGTGGACCCGACGTGCCAGAGGGTGCACGGCGGCAACGAGGTGCACCTCTACCTGGCGCTGTACCTCATCGCGATCGGCTCGGCGGGCATCAAGGCGGCCCTGCCGGCGCACTGCGCCGACCAGTTCGACGAGAAGCACCCCGTGGAGAAGCTGCAGATGTCCAGCTGCTTCAACTGGCTGCTGCTTAGCCTCTGCACCGGCGGCGCCCTCAGCGTCACGGTGTTCGTGTATATCCAGCAGTTCAAGGGCTGGGACAAggggttcgccgccgccgcgggcgcgatgggcctcgccgtcgtcgtcttcgTCGCCGGCATGCCGAGGTACCGCCTCGCCACCGTGCAGGGCAGCAGTGCGCTGACGGAGATCTTCCAG GTGTACGTCGCTGCATTCAGGAACAGGAACCTGCCGCTACCTGAGAACCCCGACGACCTGTACGAGATCAGCAGGAGCAAAGCCTCCCCGGACACGGAGTTTGTGGCGCACAGGGACAAGCCGTTCAG ATTCCTGGACAGGGCGGCCATCGTTCAGACACCGAAGGATGCGGCGCCGAACCCGTGGCGGCAGTGCCGGGTGACGCAGGTGGAGCACGCCAAGACGGTGCTGGCCATGGTGCCCATCTTCTGCAGCGCCATCATCATGGGCACCTGCCTGGCGCAACTGCAGACCTTCTCCATCGCGCAGGGCAACACCATGAACAACTGGCTCGGCAAGCATTTCAAGATGCCGGTGGCCTCGCTGCCCATCATCCCGCTCGCCATCCTCATCCTCGCCGTGCCCATCTACGAGCGGCTCTTCGTGCCCTTCGCGCGCCGCCTGACGGGGCTCCCCACCGGCATCACCTACCTCCAGCGCGTGGGCGTCGGGCTCGTGCTCTCCATCGTCTCCATGGCCATCGCGGCCGGCGTGGAGGTGCGGCGCAAGAAGGTGGTCGCGAGGCACGGCATGGTGGACATGATCCCCGGGATCCAGCACCTGCCCATGTCCTGCTTCTGGCTGGCGCCGCAGTTCGGCGTGTTCGGCATCGCCGACATGTTCACCTACGTCGGCCTCATGGAGTTCTTCTACTCGCAGGCGCCCCGCGCGCTCAAATCCATGTCGTCGTCGTTCCTGTGGTGCTCCCTGTCCTTCGGCTACTTCATGAGCACCATCATCGTGCAGGCCGTCAACGCCGCCACCAAGGGCGCCAGCGGCGGGTGGCTCGCCAGCAAGAACATCAACCGCGACCGCCTCGACCTCTTCTTCTGGCTGCTCGCCGTGCTCAGCACCCTCAACTTCTTCAACTACCTCTTCTGGGCAAGCTGGTACAAGTACAAGCCCGCGGATGCACAAaccgaggagcagcagcagctgcaagtGTGA
- the LOC120675896 gene encoding oil body-associated protein 2A-like has protein sequence MASSDDKPVPTPASAGGGAAPPGQPTTVASKVLDMGAAAMQSLQPVKQVKQHVCTFALYAHDPKRQLETHHYVSRLNQDFLQCAVYDSDAADARLIGVEYIVSRKVFDTLPAEEQRLWHSHAHEITAGLWASLRVPGMLEKPELDHLASTLGKFWCTWQVDRGDRLPLGAPALMVSPQADPAAAVRPGLVRRRDDRYGFSTEELRVGRADVEAPAEEHPGQADYWLRHRRGFAVDVVPHDMKRHAPFP, from the exons ATGGCGTCCAGCGACGACAAACCAGTGCCGACCccggcgtcggcgggcggcggcgctgcgccccCGGGGCAGCCGACGACGGTGGCGTCGAAGGTGCTGGAcatgggcgcggcggcgatgcaGTCGCTGCAGCCCGTGAAGCAGGTGAAGCAGCACGTGTGCACGTTCGCGCTGTACGCGCACGACCCCAAGCGGCAGCTGGAGACGCACCACTACGTCTCCCGCCTCAACCAGGACTTCCTCCAGTGCGCCGTCTACGACtccgacgccgccgacgcccgcctcatcg GCGTGGAGTACATCGTGTCGAGGAAGGTGTTCGACACGCTGCCGGCGGAGGAGCAGCGGCTGTGGCACTCGCACGCGCACGAGATCACGGCGGGGCTGTGGGCCAGCCTGCGGGTGCCGGGGATGCTGGAGAAGCCGGAGCTGGACCACCTGGCCTCCACGCTCGGCAAGTTCTGGTGCACCTGGCAGGTGGACCGCGGCGACCGCCTCCCGCTGGGCGCCCCCGCGCTCATGGTGTCCCCGCAggccgaccccgccgccgccgtgcgccccggCCTGGTGCGGAGGCGCGACGACCGGTACGGCTTCTCCACGGAGGAGCTCCGCGTGGGCCGGGCCGACGTCGAGGCGCCCGCCGAGGAGCACCCGGGCCAGGCCGACTACTGGCTCCGCCACCGCAGGGGGTTCGCCGTCGACGTGGTGCCGCACGACATGAAGCGCCACGCGCCGTTCCCGTGA